GACTCAATTTGCTTGTGTGAAGAGCGCTGATGTTTTTTCCGATTAcaaatttcgagatttttcaagtttccggtctccttcatttttctggaCTACTTCATGATTTTAGTAAGCACTAAATGTCATTAAATTCATAAATAAAAGATTCATTAAATAAAAGATTCATTAAATGCAATGCTGGTAGTTTGTGGATCATTTCTGCAGGACTATAGTGACTTGTACAAACTTTTATTTTGCACCAAAATCAATAATTCTTCCCTCTCTTATATTTTGCAGACGTAAAAAAACAGAAtatgatgaaaataaattgGGTCTTTGGATGTAGCTTTGATTTTCTTTTGTCACAGGGCAAAAACCAATTTCTTCTATCGGATGTATTAAAATAATTGAGGCTAGATTGGCCCATTGCAATTTCATGAACAACAGATAATTGAGAACTGTTTTAGCCACTGCAATGCCCTTCAAAATATTGCATTGCAAGATTTGATGGAGTATTTAGAGATTTAAAATAATTGCTGCCGAAGATTGCAAGAGTTTGTAACTTTTaattcttttaagaaaaaacagaCCTTGAGATCTGTCAGTGGAAAATCTATGAGTCCGcagtaaagaaagaaaagtttaaaatttgctgCACCAAGGGAGGAAAGCTTTGACAGGAACAGCGAGAAATGTGACTTTCAAATTATAAATATGCTTGTATCGGGACTATTGGTGAATGCTTTAAAAAGGTGTCTTGACATCTAGTAAACCTGCGTGATTCAATAGAGATGAACTAAAAAGAGGAGTAAATCTGGCCTTTTCTTCACTCCACTACATGATAATCTCTAATGAATATGTATCAAAGTTACGAGTACTTACAGAGAACAATATTAGCTTTCATATTGTAAGCatagtcaaaattttcatccaatGTTCGATACAATGTGTGATTCAGAAAATACAACAGACAGCAGATAGAGAACAAAATGCGAGATGGGCTATTTAACAAcactctgcaaaaaaaaaaacaaattaaagagagatgaaaaatctAATATAAAGTCATTTTTGATAGAGAAAGACAAAagtaaaaggggaaaaaaattgagtaattctgaaacaaaaagtatacattttttggTTGGTTTTGCATTACTTTTTGGCTATTCATTTCACAAAACACTTGAGGACAGTCCAAGGGTAAACCCAAAAGTATGTTTCCCGCTTTCATATCTTCAAAACCAtagaagagagaggaaaatcgAGAGATGAGATTTTGTTAGTCATATTCTAAGGGTCGTATTCGTAGTCATTTCTTACATAGTTCCTTTCCTTAGAGCCATTAGAGAATTACCCCTTGTGTGCTAttgaaaatcgtaaaaaaaagaaggtccCATATGATTTACATTGCGAttaaggaagctttaaaaaGCCCTATAACATGGCTCCAAAGAGAGGACACTTTTCATGAGCCTTACGTAAATTTCAAAAGTCGAGAACATAAAAGATTGCATTAAGAAAACCGctcttttctaaattttgagtttaaaaaggggacatttttgcaaaaaataaaccaaCTTGTTAGGTACCTGTAGCCAATAGCGAAGAAACCAAATAAAATAGCTGCAAAAGCACTGATATAGTCCATTATTTCATTAAAAGGTAGATCCCGTGCATGAAATAGAGCAGACCACGTCCAGCAATTCATTAACACCTGAAATGaagttattcattttttatacaaaacttggaCCAAAAAATATACTCAATTAGACACAATTAGACTCGATTATTATACTCAATAGTGTTCAAAAATGCTCCATTCACTAACATCTTATCTCATCAATGCTATGAAATCATAGAGGAATGTTGAAAATGCAGGAATGCGTTTATTTAAAATATTGGAGATTTCAGGTCATACTTCATGTTTTAAAAGGAACATTACTCATCATCatcttttaaacttttcttttaCTATTCTTCTCTACGtaaggaatattcagtgaaattttttagcAATAGCGTTGTCTTGTTCTCATTTGAGATAtataagataaaataaaatggaagcaaatattttgaaacttcaaaaacaagATGCTCATTCCTGCAGTTTTGTGGTCGATTATAAAGTGTTGGAGAGCTTTGAGCAACAGGttagaaactttcaaaaatggaagttttgtatattttcaagtttttatattttgtcaCTTCCCAAAAAATCATGTGAATCGAGTTTTTACTGAATATAGAGAAGTATGTTCAGAGAATGATGTTGGAAAAGGAGGATGCAAATTGAAACTGgtgcagaaaaaaataatttgaagcaaaaaaaatctcatctgaaaaatctagGGAACGATATCAAGCAGCATTTGTGAAGTCAGTACCTACACATATATTTATTCTCCAAAACTAATAAAGATGAATAAAACTGGTAATAATTTCTTTACCAGAATACTTTGAGCTTTCCAAAAAgctaaagtttttaaatttagtgCACTGGTTTATGAGTAACGTCATTTTTTCTCTTGCAGGGGGTATCGAAAAATTGATGTCACTTTGGAATCAGTGCACCAAATGTaaaaaaacaaggaattttCGGAGAGCTGAGAGTAGATCGATAGTGACATTTTTGACTGCTTTCATTTATTCTCATAAAACTTGGAGGAATAAAAAGATAGTCTTTATTCTCTTACTTCTAGGAGGGGAACACTGTTGTGCTGAGCAAGAATAACAGcgctccaaatccaagatgagcAAGTTTTTCCACATGTTAATTGTAGAAAAAGGAAGCCCTTGCATCTAAAtaatttgtatttctttttttcccaaaattaaaaCTCCAGGTCATGAAACATGTCTCCTGAGAGTACTGAGTGACTACTTGGGTTTCCTCTCCGAAAATAAATTTGTTTCAGGAATACTCACAAATCTAGGGTAGAAGGCCACGGTTCTTTCTTAACACGACAGTATGCCCTTTTCTCATTTCCCCTTAAACACTGTGAAGTTAACTATCATCTTCCATGGTAATGACtatcacaattttaaaaatttaatttctcttATCTGGAAGATACATACCACAGCATACGTTACCCAAATCCAATACATGGGAGATTTTGAGCAAACTCTTTTGTAAAAATAACGGAACATATAAATGGTGACTAATAGATGTATGACTGAGGCGATCATAGAAACCGGCTCTTGCAAGCCCCACCATCGGACAAATGGCCActggaaagggaaaaaaagacaaattaaaaatagaaaatttggaTACACGTACAATTTTAAGCTCAAGAAGTGCTAAAATGGGCACAGGAATAAGCTCGGTTAAATATCACATAGGAATGCTGACACCCTCAGCCCCTGGCAACGAGACATATCTGTTTTTAGAGTAATATTCATGCTTGCATGTACCTtccattttcataaaaaaattcaaaccacAAATGAGCTGTGGCACAGGCTAAAAACTAATACTAAAATTGAAGTAGTGGGGTACAACAGTAAAAAAATCGGCTGTATGAATTAATCTCTGCAGCCCCAATCCTGCCTTGCTCTCAAGATCAATCCAATGAGAGAGACTTTACTCCTCATCATTTAGTGCGACAGTACTGAGGGTGAGATACTTAAAGTGAGAGCGCTATAATATGGGTTTCTCTGCTACGCAGCAATTTTGACCATTTGAGGATCTACAAGTCAATCTATTTTAATTCTCTGACTTTTGGCTTTCCCCCACTCCAACATCCTTAGATTCCTCGACTTTTCCCTGACCTTATAGCAAAACAACTAattagattttttccttttaattacaCCAACCTCTGCTGAAATTAggacaaaatttccacttctaGAGATTCAAAAATGGAGAAAACCACCCAAAAATGTTAGCACTCTCTTGAATGATACCAGTTGAAGTTGCTGAGCCAATGCGGTATTTCCAAATTCCTCAACCTCTCCAGGTCATTGTGAATTCCCTTAATTTCTCAGGTCGCCGTAAATTTCCTACCTTTCCAGGTTTTTCAGACTGCCAAAAACCCTCCATTCTAATAGTGAGCCAACCCTACTATTTCAGTGTTCACTATTCATTCGAtgataaaaaatgatttaaagaCATTGACAGACAATAAATAAGTTAAGAAATTGCAGGGGCAACTGAGTAAGCTAATTCTAGGTTGATTCACTTTGAGAGTTACTTATGGTTTCTTGACTTAGAAGAAAATGCAAGGTCCATTTGAAACTAGCTGAGATTATTTGTCTCCAGATAAGTTTATAAGGGAGCTTGTTCGCAGATCCTGATCCATGGCTTGTCTGAGGacctgaaatttcattatgCAATGATCTCTAATTAGATTAATTCAAATTCTATAACTGCACCATTCTCTCGCGAAGAGCAGCTGGAATATCGTGGTAACGTGTCAGAAAAGAGCGTGGCCGAGCAATTATGGGCATGTTGAATCTTAAAACCGAGCAACCGATCTTGTGAGGGCATGCGTAAGAAATAATTGGCACCAGGTTGCCAAAAGGGGTATTTCCTTGAGTTCCTCCTGAAAGACGGCATCCAAGATGAGATGAAAAAGTGCCGTTTCCCAGAACAACTACTTTGGTAGGTTTTATTCGCGGTGAAATGTTGATCTTCTATGACTTTTATAATCCATTGATTTACTatgaatttcttattttttatttaactgaATACATTTTTGAGACTCTACTCACTCTGTTAGAGTCTGAATTGTTAAGTCTTTGAATTGGGCTACTAGCTATGTGTATTGTCTCTATATAAGAAATATACTTGTCCTGTCGAACGAGCTATGCTCAATGACAGAACCAAATGCTCTTTCATTATTCCTAAATTTCTTGTAAAACAtactttttctttaataaataaataaataaaaataaatttgaattcgATAGACTATGACactgttttgaattttgattaatCAAAATGCCCTGATAAAAAGACGAAAGACATTATTTAATTGATTAATATAGTGTAGATCAGACAACAGAACTTTCACCTACCGTACTTTGACCCTTTCTACTGCTGCgtttatcttaaaatttaataacaTGTTTTTGAAGCAAATATGCACTTTTCATGGatttgacttttcaaaaataacttGAATGAAACTAATTATCATAGTGGTGACACTACACAGACCTAAATAAAATCTCTAGATTTTCCAGACATCAGAGCTCTGCACCCCAAGGAACTGGTATTTCAGTATAGCTCTCTTGGCAAGCACTATGAGAGAAGCTACAAAAATTACGGCTCCTTTTCTTTAAAATCGAGATTTATGTTTCACTGAAGGCAGTCTCGTTTGAGAGtgcaattaaaaatttcttGCCATATTACTTACTTTTCCGTGAAATTGTGGTACATTCCAACCTTTCCTCTCAAAAGCCTCCACTAGGTCCCACATACAAACATATCGGCATTCGGAGGTGCACTGCCATTCGAACATTTCTTCGAAATAGGATGGAGATCGTTCTTTTTTGTGGTATCCAtctgaaaaagaggaggaaagacATATTCTTAGTCATGAACCTAAGAAAAGGGGCTACACTACCAAACAGAAGGAGAGCGAAATTCCCTTTTGCGCTGATGTATGCCACAGCACATTGAAACAAGATGCGTGATACGGAGCCTTTCTCATCTACGCCATGCAGGCAAGAGAGAGCTTGTGCTTAACCTCTCTTTAAATCAGCTGCTCATAAAATCTTGGGCACCAACCAAGAAAAGTTTTAATATTTAGGTTAAACAGAGAAACAATATGAAACTGCTGAGGTAGTTGATTCAAAGTTGAAGATTTCGAACACATTTATTTaccaaatcatttttttttcattgtaatcTGCGAACACTTTAAGAAATAAACAGAATTTAATCATGGTCAAGAAATAATGTCTGTCTCATGATTAGAtactacaaaatatttttaaatctttgGAGTTTATGAAATTCTTACTTTCTAAAACTCATCGTAAGAATGAGGCAAGGCTTAATTTAATAGGTGACAAGTAGGTACATTGCAATGTGGCATGGTGCAAATATGTCCTTTTATACCTGATTCCAGTATCACCTACCTATTAGAGAGAGCTaactaaattaataaaaatagcaATAAGGTAAATATGATGTTGACAAAGtagttttcaaagtttcactGTTTTCAAAGTAGTGAATGTATGATTTCCAACAAAACACACTTTCCTAAGTAAATTTTATTGTGGTCGGCTGGGAAGTAGAAAACACTAGAAGTCAGAGAAACATTAACTCAAGTTTCGATCATTTTTGACCCGATTCGGGGGACAGGTAAGATTTTGGGAGAAATGGACTGCTGTCTGTAGATATATCCAAGGTGGATAAAGAAAGGTGGTCACATTTCGAGTTGAGCCGCAATTATAAAGGCTGTGACACGCAGAGGGTACATGCTTTGCCATGCAATCAGGATGTACCCGAAACGGATCCGATGCCGTTTGACATCAAGAGGTTACGAAATGCAACCACCATTCTTCATCCGCCTAGGATGTATCattaaaatattctgtatttaAAGACCAAAGAAACATCGAATAGAACGGACATGTCGCATTGGCTCCGCATGTCTGGTCATGATAATTCTTTTGCATACAATGGCATTGACAAAAAGTAAAGTCTGCTGAGAACATTGTAAAAACTAGAAACAGTATACTTACCTTCATCGCAAATACTCCTACTGCATTCGGAGACGCAAGTTCTGTAATAGGGAAAACTATCGCCCAAGGAGCAAAGGGAACATTTTAGTTTACAAAAGAACACGAGTAGggttaaaataaatttagaacTTTGTTTAAACATGAGTATTACTTTTGAAAGCCTTAGTCTACGTGAAAGAAGAGTCGGAAGTCATTCATTAAACTAATTGTAAATGGCCCGGCCAGTTGAACGGGGGTGTGAAGAGATGGTGTGAAACCGTGCTGATCATGTTGAGTGGACACAACACAATCAAGATTTGCGATGAATATAATCGACAgagcaaattttaaactttgaattgaaaaaagatCAGTTTTGCGATACTTCGAGTCACTTTCCACTAATTTAACATTCTTGAAATCAAACCTACTCTTATCGGAAACCTTACAATTTACAAATTATCAACAAATCAAAACAAACCCAGCTTGATAAGACGAGAGGGTCTTAGTAGCGCTCTCTCTTGGCGAACAGCGGAACTATCTTGATAAATATAATAATGTACTGCTCTCTATGAACCATTGTTTGAACTAGCATCTTTTGGCGGGCTGTTTGAATTCCTACGTCCAAACCCAGTAGATTTCTCGCCCACTTACAGGGAAGAGTCGAAAAATCGAAGAGATTATATAGAACTAAAACAAACATTAAATTTAGAGGCACATCATCAACGCGATGAAAGTGGGGTTTTCGGGCTAGGTATATGTCGCCAAACAGATTGTTTTTTCTACATGGGCACTCTTGCTGTCATAGCAACCCCGTTTGTAAACACCGGTAACCTCTGTTTTTCGCTCGAAAGTATGCTAAATTTTGGTGTTTGTTTTCAGGCTGGCTTGTCCTCCTAAGTGATTAATTGAAATTTAGAAGAGATATGGAGAGTAAGTATGGCTCTTGAGATTAATGAATGTTCGCGTGACTTACCTATTACGATACCTTCTTCCTCGTTATGGCACCTTCATTGAAGGGTGCTATAGTTGAAAAACAGGTGAAGGTTGTTGTTCTTGGAGATATTTCTACTGGGAAGGTATGTGCTCCAGTCCACCTAAATATTTCTATACATTTTTTACAGTAAATTCTTCTTGTCTCAGTGTGTAGATCATTAGCACGTGTACATCTAAAAAGACACAATTCGTAATAAACGATTGACAGTCTAAgaaattttgaccgtttctcgTGTAGTTTCATTTGTCGTTTACTCActattccttctttttcctccatCCTGAGTaaagaatttattgaaaaatttatcaaTAATAATACTTACTCATTATCAAAtagattttgttttttggtATATGATTGTCATCTAATTGTTTTCGTCCTAGgaagtcataaaaaaaaaaaaaaaaatctgcagattttaacgttttagatattttttaatttacttttaagAAAAGTCGTGgctcaaaagaaaaatgttgagtGGGAATCTGGGACAATAGCTTACGACCCAAACGGGCGGCGCCATGTGCGCAGAAGATATAGTTTTTGAATAGACACTCTGTGAAATTCTCTTTTATGCGCAGTCAATGAACGAATAGAGCATTTCAAACATTATAAGTAAGTCTAGTAtctgttacaaaaaaaaaaaattaaaaattatattagATGTTATGGTGCTGGTTTCGTTTACTCAACACTAAAAATTGCAAATgacaaataaaaattgcaaattgaaGTACCCGTTTGAAGAAGTACACGCATTGAGTAAAATAAAGTACCTATGGCGATTCTTTGAACACCCtagaaaattcatatttatgAAAGTGGAGGAACCAACAACTTTAGTAACTGACTTGATTTGTATACATAGTTCGGACCACGtttcttagtattttttttttgctgatttttgtaTTCATATATTTGTTTATCGGTTTTTCTCAGAGCTGTTTGTGCGCCCGATTTTGTAACGATGAATTTACAAGACAGTACTACCCAACAAGTGGGGTGGACTTTTTCTTGAAGCGCATCCACATTCAAGACCACGTCATCAAGCTCCTGATTTGGGATGTCAGCGGGGCTGCGATGAACAGTCCAATGATAACGAATTATGTATATAACGCGCATGTGAGTATAAATAGTAATCAATAAGTCCTTGAGAACTGAGAGAAAAACTGGATGTTTGAAGCTTAGAAAGTTGAGGATAGTAACATGAGTTTTGATAAGATAGAAATTTTTTCTAATTACCCTACTCCGTCGAGAATTCTGCTTTtggtaatttcggtttttacgCTGGGGAGCGAATAAACTCCAGATAGTTtttcatcctttattttttatcaactataGAGGTGGTAATGGTCATAGTTGCTAAAACACCGCGTTAAATTAGTCAAATATTGCTAACTTT
The genomic region above belongs to Bemisia tabaci chromosome 8, PGI_BMITA_v3 and contains:
- the PGAP3 gene encoding post-GPI attachment to proteins factor 3, producing the protein MFKQSSKFILTLLVFFCKLKCSLCSLGDSFPYYRTCVSECSRSICDEDGYHKKERSPSYFEEMFEWQCTSECRYVCMWDLVEAFERKGWNVPQFHGKWPFVRWWGLQEPVSMIASVIHLLVTIYMFRYFYKRVCSKSPMYWIWVTYAVVLMNCWTWSALFHARDLPFNEIMDYISAFAAILFGFFAIGYRVLLNSPSRILFSICCLLYFLNHTLYRTLDENFDYAYNMKANIVLSIMTSIIIFAWTIREWKNLYHVRYALYYMINFMIAAIPEILDFPPILWLVDAHALWHILSIPVTYFLFMYGVEDCRYLHRSKLHL